The Synechococcus sp. MVIR-18-1 region CCACGATCGTTGCCCGTGAGATGACGCAGGATCCAGAAAATGGCTTCTTCGGTGCCTGATCCAATGGCCTTCTGGATGTCGGCTGCAGATCTGGACACTCCGTCGGATAAGACGTCTTCTACTTGCTTTTGCAGATTGAGAATGGCGGCTGCGGCTTTTTTTCCTGCTTCGACACCTGGTTGGTGATAGGCATTCACATTGACCAATTCCCCATACAAACCAACGGCCCTCTCAAACAAAGCGATCAGTGCTCCGAGACGGCGCGCATCAAAGCTACGCATGCTGATACTCAAGCTTTGGCGTCCTCCTTCCGTGAGTGCTGAGCGCGTTCCTTGCAGAAACCCATCGAGGAAGTCACCAGGACGCTCCCCCTCGATCGAAGGGATGTCATCCACATCACGCAGGACTTCGATGAAGGTCACGAAAAAATTATCGATTCCGTCACGCAATTGCTGAACGTAGGCATGTTGGTCTGTTGATCCCTTATTTCCATACACGGCAATGCCTTGATGCACTTCTTTCCCATCGCGATCGAGGTGTTTACCAAGTGATTCCATTACCAGCTGTTGGAGGTAACGACTAAAAACCTCTAGTCGATCCCGATAAGGAAGTACGACCATGTCGCGTTTGCCTTTGCCTTCGCCTGCGGCATACCAGGCTGCTGCCATCAGTGCTGCTGGATTGCGACGCACATCTGGACAGCGCGTGGCTTCATCCATTTGGGCTGCGCCTGCCAAGAAGCCACGGATATCGCAACCGATCAAGGCGCCTGGTAGTAAACCAACAGCACTCGTGATGCTGGTTCGACCACCAATCCAGTCGAACATGTCGAAACGCTGGAGCCAGTTTTCTTTTTCAGCCTGCTGATCAAGCTTGCTACCCGCCATGGTGACCACGACCGCTTGCCCTGGCCAACTGCCTCCATGGGCTTCGAGGCGATGTCTGGCTTGTTCCATGCCGAGGTGAGGTTCGGGTGTTCCCCCCGATTTGCTCACCGTGATCACCAACGTTGTACGGAGACGTTCCCCCAGGCTTGCAAGAACCCGGCTCATGCCATTGGGATCCACGTTGTCGAAAAAGTGGAACGGCAGGCCTACGGCATGGTCCTGAAGAGCGCGAATCATGAGCAAAGGACCGAGAGCACTCCCTCCAATCCCGATCCAAAGGACATCAGTAAAGGGCTGTCCGTTAGGTGCCTGAATCGATCCA contains the following coding sequences:
- a CDS encoding glucose-6-phosphate isomerase, encoding MSFPDFSAIDSQTQWQRFCDLLWYHDDLGLWLDVSRMHLNSSALEALTPRLEQAFQAMEELEGGAIANADEQRQVGHYWLRQPQLAPDQQVGASISAEIDAIDQFGQSILGGSIQAPNGQPFTDVLWIGIGGSALGPLLMIRALQDHAVGLPFHFFDNVDPNGMSRVLASLGERLRTTLVITVSKSGGTPEPHLGMEQARHRLEAHGGSWPGQAVVVTMAGSKLDQQAEKENWLQRFDMFDWIGGRTSITSAVGLLPGALIGCDIRGFLAGAAQMDEATRCPDVRRNPAALMAAAWYAAGEGKGKRDMVVLPYRDRLEVFSRYLQQLVMESLGKHLDRDGKEVHQGIAVYGNKGSTDQHAYVQQLRDGIDNFFVTFIEVLRDVDDIPSIEGERPGDFLDGFLQGTRSALTEGGRQSLSISMRSFDARRLGALIALFERAVGLYGELVNVNAYHQPGVEAGKKAAAAILNLQKQVEDVLSDGVSRSAADIQKAIGSGTEEAIFWILRHLTGNDRGYMAQGSWDSPASLRFSKG